Proteins from a single region of Anastrepha ludens isolate Willacy chromosome 5, idAnaLude1.1, whole genome shotgun sequence:
- the LOC128863506 gene encoding uncharacterized protein LOC128863506 — MEECKPVATPANASIKLSKAMSPKTEEERNSASKLPFQNLVGSLMYLAVSTRPDIAHIVSVLSQFNTNYGSAHWVAAKRVLRYLKGTPNLGMTFTSTKNSTLEGFADADWGSNIDDRRSYTGFTFKLANGAISWESRKQRTVAMSSTEAEYMALSDSTKEAIHLKRLVREITGEDRTVIIYNDNQGAGKLSKNPIFHNRTKHVDIRHHFVREAVERKDIIIKYVSTEEMPADVLTKRLSATKHIHCIQNLGMKLI, encoded by the coding sequence atggAAGAATGCAAACCGGTCGCCACACCTGCAAACGCAAGCATAAAGCTGTCTAAGGCAATGTCTCCGAAAACCGAAGAAGAACGTAATTCTGCAAGCAAACTGCCATTCCAGAATCTAGTTGGCTCACTAATGTACTTGGCTGTTTCAACAAGGCCAGACATCGCACACATCGTAAGCGTATTGAGTCAATTTAACACCAACTACGGAAGTGCACACTGGGTGGCAGCAAAGCGAGTATTGCGCTATTTAAAAGGTACACCGAATCTTGGAATGACTTTCACTTCAACCAAAAACAGCACCTTAGAAGGATTCGCCGATGCCGATTGGGGGTCAAATATTGACGACAGAAGATCATATACCGGGTTCACATTTAAATTAGCGAACGGAGCAATAAGTTGGGAGTCCAGAAAACAGCGTACAGTGGCTATGTCAAGCACCGAAGCTGAGTACATGGCGCTTTCTgattcaaccaaagaagcaATACACCTGAAGAGGTTAGTCAGAGAAATAACCGGCGAAGACAGAACAGTAATCATCTACAATGACAACCAAGGCGCCGGTAAGCTAAGCAAAAATCCGATTTTCCATAACCGCACCAAACACGTCGATATACGTCATCACTTTGTCCGTGAAGCTGTTGAAAGAAAAgacattattataaaatatgttagCACTGAAGAGATGCCAGCGGACGTTTTGACAAAAAGATTGTCAGCAACCAAGCACATTCATTGTATACAAAATCTCGGAATGAAACTGATTTAA